The Gammaproteobacteria bacterium genomic sequence TTCACCGCGTGGTCATCTACCGCGACGGCGGTGCAATGGCCGAACGGACCCTCCCCTTCACGCTGGCCGACAGCGCCGACCCCGAGGCGCTCTGGGAGGCCATGCAGGCCTACGAGGAGCAGACCGGCGGTGAGCTGCTGGCCATCCCCCACAACGGCAACCTGTCCAACGGCATGATGTTCGACGTCGAGACGCTCTCCGGCGGGCCCATCACGAAGGACTATGCCGAACGGCGACAGCGATGGGAACCGCTCTACGAGGCGACCCAGATCAAGGGTGACGGCGAGGCCCATCCCCTGCTCTCACCCGACGACGAGTTCGCCGATTACGAGACCTGGGACCTCGGCAACCTTGACATGAGCGAGGCGAAAACGGACGACATGCTTCCCGGCGAGTACGCCCGCTCCGGACTCAAGCGCGGGCTCGAGTACGGGGCAAAGCTCGGCGTGAACCCCTACAAATTCGGCATGGTCGGCAGCACCGACTCGCACACCTCGCTGTCGGCCGTGGAGGAGGACAACTTCTTTGGCAAACACTCCGGCGTGGAACCCTCTCCGGAACGGGCCCTGCACGTCACGCTCGGCGGCGAGCAAGGCAAGATCATGGGATACCAGATGGCCTCTTCCGGATATGCCGCGGTCTGGGCGAAGGAAAACACACGCGATGCAATCTTCGACGCCCTGGCCCGGCGCGAGACCTACGCGACCACCGGCCCGCGCATGATCGTGCGCTTCTTCGGCGGCTGGGACTTCACCGAAGACGACGCGCAGACCCGCCTCCCTGCCCAGGCAGGCTACAGCAAGGGCGTGCCCATGGGCGGCGATCTGCGCAGCGCCCCGCAGGGCAAGTCCCCGACCTTCCTGGTCGCCGCACGCAAGGACGCCATGAGCGGAAATCTCGACCGCATCCAGATCGTCAAGGGCTGGGTCGGCGACGACGGCAACGCCATGGAAAGGGTCTACGATGTCGCCGTCTCGGACGGGCGCACCATCGACGCCGACGGCCGCTGCAAGGCCCCGGTCGGCGACACCGTCGATGTCGTCAAGGCTACCTGGACAAACACCATCGGCGACCCCGAACTGATCACGACCTGGACCGACCCCGACTTCGACCCGGAGCAGCGTGCCTTCTACTACGCGCGCGTCATCGAGATCCCCACCCCTCGCTGGACCGCCTACGAGGCCCTGCGTTTCGATATCGAGATGCCTAAGGAGGCGAAGATGACCACCCAGGAACGCGCCTACACCTCGCCGATCTGGTACACGCCGAAGGGCTGACACCTGGGCGCTTCCCCCCTCGAGGTAGAAGGCCGGGATGGGGGTGAAACCCCAGGACGGGTACGGTGCCGATCGACAGTCTCGCCCCCCTCCTGACCTCCCCCTGCCAGGGGGGAGGAAAAATGTGACAGGGAAATAATGAACTCAGGAAATCCCGGTGTTCTATCGCAGCTCATCCGCGAACCGTTACTGCATTTTCTCGTACTGGGCGCCGGATTGTTCGCCCTGTACGCCATGGTCAACAACGACGAAAGCAGGCGGGGCGACCGGATCATCGTCGATGAACAGCAGATCTCCCGCCTTGCCGAACAGTTCCAGCGTACCTGGATGCGCCCGCCGACCCGGGCGGAGCTGGAAGGACTGGCCGAGGACTTCGTCAAGGAAGAGGTCCTCTACCGCGAGGCGCTGTCCCTCGGTCTCGACCAGGACGATCTGGTCATCCGCCGTCGCATGCGCCAGAAGATGGAGTTTCTGAACGCGGACCTCGCCGAAATGCAGACCCCGACGGTCGCTGAGTTGCAGGACTGGCTGGACGCACACACCGACTTGTACCGTAAGCCGGCGACCACGAGCTTCGAGCAAATCTACTTTAACCCCGAGCGGTCAGGCGACGATGCGCATCAGCGGGCTTCCAGCCTGCTGGAAAGGCTCAACTCGCAGGAGATGGACGTCGAGACGCTCGGTGACCCGACGTTGTTGCCCGCCACGCTCGAGGCCGCCACGTCAAGCGAAATCTCGGCCACCTTTGGCAGTCAACTGGTAGAGGCCATCGAAAGCGCACCCGAAGCGACATGGAGCGGGCCCTACACCTCGAGTTTCGGCCTGCACCTCGTTCGGGTGACCGACCGAGTGCCGTCCCGTCTGCCCGCGCTCACCGAGATCCGCCGCGCGGTGGAACGTGACTGGTTGGCGGACCGCCGGCTCGAAGCCAACGAACTGTTCTACGACGCGCTGCGCAAACGCTACCGTGTCGAGATCTACCTGCCGGAGATCGGCAAGGCGCCACCGCTCGCGGCCCGCAAGCCATGAGCAAGGGGCTCCGCGCGATATCGCGTTTCGCCGTTGTCGTTTTGCTGCTGACGCCTGGCATCCGGAACGTGTCGGCACACGAGGTCCGCCCCGGTTACCTGGAGATCAGCGAATTCGACGAAGGGCACTACGACGTGCTGTGGAAGGTCCCGGCCAAGGGCGAACGACGGCTCGGGCTTTACGTGCTTTTCCCGGAGACCTGCAGCGGTACCGAGCCGAGTACCCGATTCATGGGGGGTGGTTACCTCGAGCGGTGGCGCGTGACCTGCGACGAGACCCTGACCGGTGGCGAGGTGAGCATCGAGGGGTTGCCTGCCACCCGAACCGATGTCCTCGCCCGTTTCAATCGGGCGGACGGCACGACGCAGACCGTACGCCTGACGCCCGCGCAACCATCATTCACGATTTCCGCCTCGAGCAGTACCACCGAGGTCATCACCACCTATCTGGGTCTGGGTATCGAACACATCCTGCTCGGCATCGATCACCTGCTGTTCGTGCTCGCCCTGCTGTTCCTGGTGCGCAGCTGGCCGCGGCTGATCGGCACGGTGACCGCGTTTACCGTTGCGCACAGCATCACGCTGGTCGCCGCAACGCTCGGCTGGGTACAGCTACCACAAGCCCCGGTGGAGGCCGCGATCGCGCTCAGCATCTTATTCGTCGCGGCAGAGATCCTGCATACCCGACAGGGACACCCGGGCCTTGCCGCGCGGGCCCCCTGGGTAGTGGCCTTCGTCTTTGGCCTGCTGCACGGTCTAGGGTTTGCCGGGGCATTGCGCGAGATCGGTCTGCCGGAGCACGCCATTCCCCTGGCGCTGGCCTTTTTCAACATCGGCGTCGAGGCCGGACAACTGCTGTTCATCGCCGCGGTATTTCTCCTGCTCTGGTCCGTCAAGCAGACCCGTGTCCGGGTCACCGGCAGGACATTCACGAACGCCTGGAGCGCAGCCACCATGGTATCCGCGCCTGCGGCCTATATGATCGGATCGCTCGCCGCGTTCTGGGTCATCGAGCGGACCCTCGGTTTCTGGAGTTAGGCGATTGCCGGAAAATGGCGTACCAGATCGCGCCGGGTGAACTGCGAAGCAGTGAACGGCTTGGGCAGGAAGCCCAAGACCGGTGCCCAAGCAAAGCAGGGACAGCGCCGCGCCGGGATCGTTCGTCATCAAGACGCGACAACAGGCGCATAGTCGATCTATGTAACGGTTGTCGCAACACAGAGGACGGACGAAAAGACAAGCAGGATGGTGTGTCATTTGACAGAAATCGCCTTAGGCGTTGACGCCCTGTAGTCAGCGCGGTATTGCGTATCGAACCAGCCACGGGACGCGGCGGGTTTTCGAACCTCATCCCGCCACGATTCCATGTCGGAATGCAAAAAGGGTCAGGTATCGCTGCCGGTGTTTGTACAGCGTGTCGAAATCGACCAGGGCGAAGTCGCCCTTGAACGCAGGGTCCACCAA encodes the following:
- a CDS encoding HupE/UreJ family protein, whose protein sequence is MSKGLRAISRFAVVVLLLTPGIRNVSAHEVRPGYLEISEFDEGHYDVLWKVPAKGERRLGLYVLFPETCSGTEPSTRFMGGGYLERWRVTCDETLTGGEVSIEGLPATRTDVLARFNRADGTTQTVRLTPAQPSFTISASSSTTEVITTYLGLGIEHILLGIDHLLFVLALLFLVRSWPRLIGTVTAFTVAHSITLVAATLGWVQLPQAPVEAAIALSILFVAAEILHTRQGHPGLAARAPWVVAFVFGLLHGLGFAGALREIGLPEHAIPLALAFFNIGVEAGQLLFIAAVFLLLWSVKQTRVRVTGRTFTNAWSAATMVSAPAAYMIGSLAAFWVIERTLGFWS
- a CDS encoding DUF3604 domain-containing protein, with amino-acid sequence MKIFPIGSVLFSFSLALVLSQPLHATTAAYAQEGAIRPEKKEFSPYANRAYPTNVYFGDTHLHTALSMDAGTFGNRLGLDDAYRFTRGEEVTSSTGYRARLSRPLDFVVIADHSDGMGFFDMFADGDPAVMDKEEGRRWNKMIAEGGQQGVDAALEIITLFSQGRFPWRTNDPKLMKPVWQQTIEAAERYNEPGRFTAFIGYEWTSLVKGNNLHRVVIYRDGGAMAERTLPFTLADSADPEALWEAMQAYEEQTGGELLAIPHNGNLSNGMMFDVETLSGGPITKDYAERRQRWEPLYEATQIKGDGEAHPLLSPDDEFADYETWDLGNLDMSEAKTDDMLPGEYARSGLKRGLEYGAKLGVNPYKFGMVGSTDSHTSLSAVEEDNFFGKHSGVEPSPERALHVTLGGEQGKIMGYQMASSGYAAVWAKENTRDAIFDALARRETYATTGPRMIVRFFGGWDFTEDDAQTRLPAQAGYSKGVPMGGDLRSAPQGKSPTFLVAARKDAMSGNLDRIQIVKGWVGDDGNAMERVYDVAVSDGRTIDADGRCKAPVGDTVDVVKATWTNTIGDPELITTWTDPDFDPEQRAFYYARVIEIPTPRWTAYEALRFDIEMPKEAKMTTQERAYTSPIWYTPKG
- a CDS encoding peptidyl-prolyl cis-trans isomerase, which translates into the protein MNSGNPGVLSQLIREPLLHFLVLGAGLFALYAMVNNDESRRGDRIIVDEQQISRLAEQFQRTWMRPPTRAELEGLAEDFVKEEVLYREALSLGLDQDDLVIRRRMRQKMEFLNADLAEMQTPTVAELQDWLDAHTDLYRKPATTSFEQIYFNPERSGDDAHQRASSLLERLNSQEMDVETLGDPTLLPATLEAATSSEISATFGSQLVEAIESAPEATWSGPYTSSFGLHLVRVTDRVPSRLPALTEIRRAVERDWLADRRLEANELFYDALRKRYRVEIYLPEIGKAPPLAARKP